From a single Bacillus solimangrovi genomic region:
- the def gene encoding peptide deformylase, translated as MLTMKDVVREGHPALREKAKDVQLPANAEDKKTLEKMVEFIINSQDDELAQKYNLRPGVGIAAPQLGIKKRMIVVHTTDEKEQLHSYALFNPKIASHSAQQIYLPNGEGCLSVDREVPGIVPRYAKVTVKAIDINGTPVQLRLRGFPAIVMQHEIDHLNGIMFYDHINSKDPFTPPEGASPIE; from the coding sequence ATGTTAACTATGAAAGACGTCGTGCGTGAAGGGCACCCAGCACTACGAGAAAAGGCTAAAGACGTTCAGCTTCCTGCTAATGCTGAAGATAAAAAAACATTAGAGAAAATGGTTGAATTCATCATTAATAGTCAAGACGATGAGCTTGCCCAAAAATATAACTTACGCCCAGGTGTGGGTATTGCAGCTCCACAACTAGGAATTAAAAAAAGAATGATTGTTGTTCATACAACAGACGAAAAGGAACAGCTCCATAGCTACGCGTTATTTAATCCGAAAATCGCAAGTCATTCAGCACAGCAAATATACTTACCTAATGGAGAAGGCTGCCTTTCAGTTGATCGAGAAGTACCTGGTATTGTACCACGTTATGCAAAAGTTACTGTTAAAGCGATCGACATTAATGGAACCCCTGTGCAACTACGTTTACGCGGATTCCCTGCAATCGTTATGCAACATGAAATTGATCATTTAAATGGGATTATGTTTTATGATCACATCAACTCAAAAGACCCATTTACTCCTCCAGAAGGAGCAAGTCCTATAGAATAA
- a CDS encoding putative bifunctional diguanylate cyclase/phosphodiesterase: LWHNHLRKALDREEFSVEFQPQVDLQSGKVVGVESLLRWNHPSLGNVPPYSFVPLAEETGMIMAISDWVVKKSCSKVKQLHDQGYPIRCSVNVSAMQFQQDDFVGKIAAILNETKLDPRYLEIELTETMIMPQAAHSIDKLVKLKKLGVKISIDDFGTGYSSLSYLNRLPIDTLKIDKSFIRNLKTYHEDASIVTAIITMAHNLSLSVVAEGVELPKHIQFLKREKCDMIQGYFISKPVPFERLIVFLEDWMPDYLS; encoded by the coding sequence CCTGTGGCATAATCATTTACGAAAGGCGCTTGATCGAGAGGAATTTTCAGTAGAATTTCAACCTCAAGTTGACTTGCAAAGTGGGAAAGTTGTTGGTGTTGAAAGCTTATTACGCTGGAATCATCCTAGCCTCGGAAATGTTCCGCCATATTCTTTTGTTCCTTTAGCAGAAGAAACAGGGATGATCATGGCAATAAGTGATTGGGTTGTTAAGAAATCATGTAGTAAAGTGAAACAGCTTCATGATCAAGGATATCCGATTCGTTGTAGTGTAAATGTCTCAGCGATGCAGTTTCAACAAGACGATTTTGTTGGGAAAATTGCTGCGATTTTAAATGAGACGAAGCTTGATCCTCGTTATTTAGAAATCGAATTAACCGAGACAATGATTATGCCACAGGCAGCACACTCAATAGACAAATTGGTAAAACTAAAAAAGTTAGGTGTGAAGATATCAATCGATGATTTCGGCACAGGTTATTCATCATTAAGTTACTTAAATCGTCTGCCAATTGACACGTTAAAAATTGATAAAAGTTTTATACGTAATTTGAAGACATATCATGAAGATGCTTCAATCGTAACGGCGATTATTACGATGGCACACAACTTAAGTTTATCGGTTGTTGCTGAAGGGGTCGAATTGCCAAAACACATTCAATTTTTAAAAAGGGAAAAGTGTGATATGATTCAAGGGTACTTTATAAGTAAACCGGTTCCATTTGAACGATTAATCGTTTTTTTAGAAGATTGGATGCCAGACTATTTAAGTTAA
- a CDS encoding CotD family spore coat protein — MYCNRPKQLAPVVHPTKCCEDYQVQKYIVPHIHPTHTTHHVQDIYEHVHMYPQTESTVKGVSHQNFDCGNGGPGMVSPAGVSPEMTSPYMKHHMKHHKKWPRW, encoded by the coding sequence ATGTATTGTAATCGTCCGAAACAATTGGCTCCAGTGGTTCACCCGACAAAGTGTTGTGAAGATTATCAAGTTCAAAAATATATTGTGCCTCATATTCATCCGACTCATACGACTCATCACGTTCAAGATATATATGAGCATGTTCATATGTATCCGCAAACTGAGTCTACTGTGAAGGGTGTATCACATCAAAACTTTGACTGTGGTAATGGGGGACCAGGTATGGTAAGTCCTGCTGGGGTAAGTCCGGAGATGACTAGCCCATATATGAAGCATCATATGAAGCATCATAAGAAATGGCCACGTTGGTAA
- a CDS encoding Cof-type HAD-IIB family hydrolase, producing the protein MNDKIVFFDIDGTLLNHNKELPDSTREALQQLQRKGIHVAIATGRGPFMFEPLREELGIDSYVSFNGQYVVFEDEVIYKKPLDFKLIQQLEVEANERNHPMVFLDHEAMKSNATFHPFIEESMKSIKFEHPTYDATYYHSREIYQALVFCEGNAEQAYEEKYNEGLHFIRWHNYCIDVLPNGGSKSVGIQNMIERLNISNENVYAFGDGLNDIEMLSSVGTGIAMGNGKQEAKDVASIITRNVDEDGIYYGLKEVGLL; encoded by the coding sequence ATGAATGATAAAATTGTGTTTTTTGATATTGACGGTACGTTATTAAACCATAATAAAGAATTGCCGGATTCAACGAGAGAAGCTTTGCAGCAGTTACAACGAAAGGGTATCCATGTTGCGATTGCAACAGGTCGTGGCCCATTTATGTTCGAGCCTCTGCGAGAAGAGTTGGGTATTGATTCTTATGTGAGCTTTAACGGTCAATACGTTGTTTTTGAAGATGAGGTTATTTACAAAAAACCTTTGGATTTCAAGTTGATTCAACAGCTTGAAGTAGAAGCGAACGAACGAAATCATCCGATGGTATTCTTAGATCATGAAGCGATGAAATCTAATGCAACATTTCATCCTTTTATAGAAGAGAGTATGAAGAGTATAAAGTTTGAGCATCCGACTTATGATGCCACTTACTATCATTCACGTGAAATATACCAAGCGTTAGTTTTTTGTGAAGGTAATGCAGAGCAAGCATATGAAGAAAAATATAACGAAGGTCTACATTTTATCCGTTGGCACAATTATTGTATTGATGTCTTACCAAATGGTGGGTCAAAGTCAGTCGGTATTCAAAACATGATTGAACGCTTAAATATATCAAATGAGAACGTTTATGCATTTGGTGATGGCTTAAATGATATCGAAATGCTATCGTCCGTTGGTACAGGTATCGCAATGGGAAATGGAAAACAAGAGGCGAAGGACGTAGCTTCTATAATTACACGTAATGTTGATGAAGATGGCATATATTATGGATTGAAAGAAGTCGGGTTATTATAA
- a CDS encoding MerR family transcriptional regulator: protein MQEALKTREVSSRLGVAPRTVRKWIKDFNIPCEKNDNGHYLITENVLRSLQEVKHIDFEERDNLARKVTEEKESVDISNVLVLVTELTERINHLERQLEQKADEVVSYQVLQHRTEIDGVVKRLEQVEDKFDKFDKQLSFKLTEEEVAVTKSEKRNWLANMFSL, encoded by the coding sequence ATGCAAGAGGCATTGAAAACGAGAGAAGTATCAAGCCGTCTTGGTGTAGCCCCTAGAACCGTTCGGAAATGGATTAAAGATTTCAATATACCATGTGAAAAAAATGATAATGGTCATTATTTAATCACAGAGAACGTCCTTCGTAGTTTACAAGAAGTAAAGCATATAGACTTTGAAGAAAGAGATAATTTGGCTCGAAAAGTAACTGAAGAAAAAGAGTCGGTAGATATATCGAATGTACTGGTACTTGTTACAGAATTAACTGAGCGGATTAATCACTTAGAGAGACAACTTGAACAAAAGGCGGATGAGGTTGTTTCCTACCAAGTTTTACAACATCGTACTGAAATCGATGGGGTAGTGAAGAGGTTAGAACAAGTGGAAGATAAATTCGACAAGTTCGATAAACAGTTGAGTTTTAAGCTTACAGAAGAAGAAGTAGCAGTAACGAAATCAGAAAAAAGGAACTGGCTCGCAAATATGTTTAGTTTGTGA
- a CDS encoding DEAD/DEAH box helicase, whose protein sequence is MSSKLPLTELIEKLRNDKHVVHWNEIPEKVAETVSFPEQLDIRIQKALVKRNINALYTHQASAFSAAHEKQDFVAVTPTASGKTMCYNLPVLQSVVEDDMARSLYLFPTKALAQDQKSELNELINEIDIPVKSYTYDGDTAPNIRQVVRKAGHVVMTNPDMLHSAILPHHTKWVSLFENLRYVVIDELHIYRGVFGSHVANVIRRLRRICEFYGSNPTFICTSATIANPSQLARELTGKHMKLIDNNGAPSGRKHFAFYNPPIVNKPLNIRKGATTEVTKIAGEFLRNKVDTIVFAKSRVRVEVILSHLQELVKKELGTKSIRAYRGGYLPKQRREIERGLRNGEIRGVVSTNALELGVDIGQLQVCIMTGYPGTVASTWQQAGRAGRRQDEALMIMVANSNPIDQYVVQHPEFFFEKSPENARINPDNLIILVDHLKCAAYELPFRKGETFGGLEVEDVLEFLTEEDVLHKTNGKWYWMNDGFPATNVSLRSASQENVVIVDISERGNRFVIGEMDRFSAMTLLHEEAIYLHDGKQFQVEQLDWEEKKAYVRAVDVEYFTDANLAVQLKVLEEDKSVEENRFTLHYGDVTVNAKATIFKKIKMSSFENIGSGPIHLPEEELHTSSTWLVFNNDIVEIYEKSTLEHALIGISNLLKQIIPVFVMCDGNDVHVVPQMKAVHNEKPTIFMYDRYPGGIGLSEQIYKMHADILREVVKIASSCPCENGCPSCVGIMYDPTEKNIKEAVIHIVARTI, encoded by the coding sequence TTGTCTTCGAAATTGCCTTTAACAGAATTAATTGAAAAATTGAGAAACGATAAACATGTTGTCCATTGGAATGAGATACCCGAGAAAGTGGCTGAAACAGTTTCGTTCCCTGAACAGTTAGATATTCGTATACAGAAAGCATTGGTTAAACGTAACATTAATGCATTATATACACACCAAGCTTCAGCTTTTTCAGCCGCTCATGAAAAACAAGATTTCGTTGCTGTGACTCCAACTGCGTCTGGGAAAACGATGTGTTATAATTTGCCTGTATTACAATCGGTTGTAGAGGACGACATGGCGCGTTCCTTATATTTATTTCCAACAAAGGCACTGGCGCAAGATCAGAAGAGTGAATTAAATGAATTAATTAATGAGATCGACATACCAGTCAAAAGTTATACGTATGATGGTGACACTGCACCAAATATTCGACAAGTTGTTCGTAAAGCAGGACATGTTGTGATGACAAATCCTGATATGTTACATTCAGCTATTTTACCACACCATACAAAGTGGGTGTCATTGTTTGAGAATTTACGTTATGTTGTTATAGATGAACTACATATTTATCGAGGTGTATTTGGTAGTCATGTAGCCAATGTGATTCGCCGCTTGAGAAGAATATGCGAATTTTATGGTAGTAATCCAACTTTTATATGTACTTCCGCAACGATAGCCAATCCTAGTCAACTTGCAAGAGAATTAACAGGTAAGCATATGAAATTAATAGATAACAATGGTGCACCAAGTGGCCGCAAACATTTTGCGTTTTATAATCCTCCTATCGTGAATAAACCACTAAATATTCGAAAAGGTGCAACGACTGAAGTTACAAAAATCGCTGGGGAGTTTTTGAGAAATAAGGTAGATACGATCGTTTTTGCGAAAAGTCGTGTTCGAGTAGAGGTTATCTTAAGTCACTTGCAAGAATTAGTGAAGAAAGAACTTGGAACCAAATCCATTCGTGCTTATCGTGGTGGTTATTTACCGAAGCAACGTCGTGAGATTGAACGAGGCTTACGAAATGGAGAGATTCGAGGGGTTGTAAGTACAAACGCACTTGAGCTTGGTGTAGACATTGGTCAATTGCAAGTTTGTATCATGACTGGTTATCCTGGAACAGTTGCGAGTACATGGCAACAAGCGGGACGCGCTGGGCGTAGGCAAGATGAGGCATTAATGATTATGGTAGCTAATTCAAATCCAATCGACCAATATGTGGTTCAACATCCGGAATTCTTTTTTGAAAAATCACCTGAAAATGCACGTATTAACCCAGATAATCTAATCATTTTAGTGGATCATTTAAAGTGTGCTGCTTATGAACTGCCATTTAGAAAAGGTGAAACATTTGGAGGTTTAGAGGTTGAAGATGTATTGGAGTTTTTAACAGAAGAAGATGTTTTACACAAAACAAATGGTAAGTGGTATTGGATGAACGATGGATTTCCAGCTACGAACGTTAGTCTTCGATCTGCCTCACAGGAAAATGTCGTCATTGTAGATATTAGTGAAAGAGGTAATCGTTTTGTGATCGGTGAAATGGATCGTTTTAGTGCGATGACATTGTTGCATGAAGAAGCAATTTATTTACATGATGGTAAACAATTTCAAGTTGAGCAGCTTGATTGGGAAGAGAAAAAAGCGTATGTCCGAGCAGTAGATGTAGAATATTTTACCGATGCCAACCTTGCAGTACAGTTGAAAGTGCTAGAAGAAGATAAATCAGTAGAGGAAAATCGGTTTACGCTTCATTATGGTGACGTGACAGTAAATGCAAAAGCAACAATTTTTAAGAAAATAAAAATGTCAAGCTTTGAAAATATTGGATCAGGCCCAATCCATTTACCAGAAGAAGAGCTGCACACGAGCTCAACGTGGTTAGTGTTCAACAATGATATTGTAGAGATTTACGAGAAGAGTACGCTTGAACATGCATTAATTGGGATATCGAATTTGTTGAAACAGATTATTCCTGTTTTTGTCATGTGTGATGGAAATGATGTTCATGTTGTTCCGCAAATGAAAGCTGTACACAATGAAAAACCTACAATTTTTATGTATGATCGATACCCTGGCGGAATTGGTTTATCAGAACAGATTTACAAAATGCATGCTGATATTTTAAGAGAAGTAGTAAAAATTGCTTCATCATGTCCTTGCGAAAATGGATGTCCTTCATGTGTTGGTATCATGTATGATCCTACGGAGAAGAACATTAAAGAAGCGGTCATACATATCGTAGCACGTACGATTTAG
- a CDS encoding metal-dependent hydrolase, whose amino-acid sequence MQYHTHLAFGAAAGAVVLHYIPQISVEHHLLYSFGILVGSLLPDIDHPNSKISNAIPVLGKAVSKTVGHRTFFHSLIFIVMLFFLYRTNISNDFVTGLILGVTSHIIGDMFTVRGVYLFYPIKKSVRSPLTFRTGGFIEQVLFLVFIGVFYSMVGV is encoded by the coding sequence ATGCAATACCACACACATTTAGCATTTGGAGCTGCAGCAGGTGCTGTTGTGCTTCATTACATACCACAAATATCAGTAGAACATCACCTTTTATATAGCTTTGGCATATTAGTTGGCTCTTTGTTGCCTGATATTGATCATCCAAATAGTAAAATCAGTAATGCTATTCCAGTATTAGGAAAGGCTGTTTCAAAAACAGTTGGGCATCGAACTTTTTTTCATAGTTTAATATTTATTGTGATGTTATTTTTCCTATACCGCACAAATATCTCTAATGACTTTGTTACTGGGTTAATTCTCGGTGTGACGAGCCATATTATCGGTGATATGTTCACCGTAAGAGGTGTGTATTTATTTTATCCGATAAAAAAGTCAGTAAGAAGTCCACTTACCTTTCGTACAGGTGGATTTATTGAGCAAGTTTTATTTCTCGTATTTATTGGAGTTTTTTACAGTATGGTTGGGGTATAA
- a CDS encoding YjcZ family sporulation protein, with translation MYCYYPTATAPAYTRHGCDPLVLIVILFILLIIVGAVCWC, from the coding sequence ATGTATTGTTATTACCCTACAGCCACTGCTCCTGCTTATACACGGCATGGTTGTGATCCACTTGTATTAATCGTGATTTTATTTATCTTGCTTATCATTGTTGGCGCTGTTTGCTGGTGTTAA
- a CDS encoding diguanylate cyclase domain-containing protein, which yields MTQKWQPIDEVHESVFNKHMRAIFNFMEEGTVILDRYKRIILINKSAQDFIGYTYDEIYQYPFEHLIDNKKHLNQIWEVVHSARKWQGEVTVRTKKNLFVSYRLVLREIRNEQGDLINYYALLKDMTEYEQSRSKLRLAAKVIENTSEGVMVTNKDGEIMSVNPAFTKVTGYSQEEAIGNNPSFLQSGVHSKPFYEKMWKEIMETGSWNGEIWNRRKDGSLYPEWVNISAIYTNRDDVSNYVAVFSDITERKKAEERLKQLAHYDVLTGVANRYFFNTQLDKFIEQAKYNSNALAVLFLDLDRFKVINDTLGHDIGDELLKGVANRMKKCLPKEAFIARLGGDEFTVLLPKVEDRTEASKSATCIIDAFKKPFNFEGHEVYVTTSIGISLFPQDGEDGEQLVKHSDMAMYEAKSRARNTYTYYREDLDSSKLEMVELENHL from the coding sequence GTGACACAGAAATGGCAACCAATAGATGAAGTTCATGAGTCTGTTTTTAATAAACATATGCGAGCTATTTTTAATTTCATGGAAGAAGGAACTGTTATTTTAGACCGATATAAACGAATAATACTTATCAATAAAAGTGCTCAAGATTTTATAGGTTATACTTATGATGAAATCTATCAATATCCGTTTGAACATTTAATAGATAATAAAAAACATTTGAATCAAATCTGGGAAGTAGTACATTCAGCACGAAAATGGCAAGGTGAAGTTACGGTCCGCACGAAAAAAAATTTGTTCGTCAGTTATCGACTCGTTTTACGTGAAATTCGTAACGAGCAAGGGGACTTAATAAATTATTACGCTCTATTAAAAGACATGACGGAATATGAGCAATCACGTTCAAAACTTCGTCTTGCAGCTAAAGTAATTGAAAATACAAGTGAAGGTGTTATGGTGACAAATAAAGACGGTGAAATTATGTCTGTTAACCCAGCATTTACAAAAGTAACAGGTTATTCCCAAGAGGAAGCGATTGGGAACAATCCTAGTTTCCTGCAATCGGGTGTCCATAGTAAACCTTTTTACGAAAAAATGTGGAAAGAAATAATGGAAACAGGAAGTTGGAACGGAGAGATTTGGAATCGACGTAAGGACGGAAGCTTGTATCCGGAGTGGGTAAATATTAGTGCAATCTATACTAATCGAGATGATGTAAGTAACTATGTTGCAGTGTTCTCTGATATAACTGAGCGCAAGAAGGCTGAAGAACGTTTAAAACAACTGGCACATTATGATGTATTAACTGGAGTAGCAAACCGTTATTTTTTTAATACACAATTAGATAAATTTATAGAGCAAGCTAAGTATAATAGTAATGCGCTAGCTGTACTATTTCTTGATCTTGATCGATTTAAAGTTATAAATGATACGTTAGGTCATGATATTGGAGATGAATTGCTAAAAGGTGTAGCTAACCGAATGAAAAAGTGTTTGCCTAAAGAGGCTTTCATTGCCCGTTTAGGTGGCGATGAGTTTACTGTTTTATTACCTAAGGTTGAGGACCGAACTGAAGCAAGTAAATCTGCTACATGCATTATAGATGCTTTTAAAAAGCCATTTAATTTTGAGGGTCATGAGGTTTATGTTACGACAAGTATAGGGATTAGCTTGTTCCCTCAAGATGGTGAAGATGGGGAACAGCTTGTGAAGCATTCAGATATGGCAATGTATGAAGCGAAGTCACGAGCAAGGAATACCTATACATATTATCGTGAAGACTTAGATTCATCTAAATTGGAAATGGTAGAATTAGAGAATCATTTATAA
- the gpsB gene encoding cell division regulator GpsB, giving the protein MLADKIRLSAREILEKDFKTSLKGYNPDEVDKFLDIVIKDYETFYQEIEMLQQENLRLKKKTDEPQNNTQIQKNPSNSTNYDILKRISNLEKHVFGSKLYE; this is encoded by the coding sequence GTGTTAGCTGATAAAATTCGGTTAAGTGCACGTGAAATTTTAGAAAAAGACTTTAAAACATCATTAAAAGGTTACAACCCTGATGAGGTAGACAAATTTCTAGATATCGTGATTAAAGATTATGAAACATTTTATCAAGAAATTGAAATGCTTCAACAAGAGAATTTGAGGTTGAAGAAAAAAACTGACGAACCACAAAATAATACTCAAATCCAAAAAAATCCCTCAAATTCCACAAATTATGATATACTGAAGAGGATTTCGAATCTTGAAAAGCATGTGTTTGGTAGTAAATTATATGAGTGA
- a CDS encoding imidazoleglycerol-phosphate dehydratase: MTNRNSKSKSQNQGAPETGELQYQNSGTVTSGDNNKGTKYRSNKGSKSKQ; the protein is encoded by the coding sequence ATGACAAATCGCAATTCAAAATCAAAAAGCCAAAATCAGGGAGCTCCTGAAACTGGTGAACTTCAATATCAAAACTCTGGTACTGTAACTTCAGGTGATAATAACAAAGGAACGAAATATCGATCAAACAAAGGTAGCAAATCAAAACAATAG
- a CDS encoding DUF1273 domain-containing protein — translation MKVVTVTGYKPYELGIFQDSHPAVHFIKKALKKQIVQLVEGGLEWILISGQPGVELWCAEVVFELQEQYPVLQLGVITAILNHHERWKDEQKESYEMILAQADYVDTLSKRPYEGPWQFRNLNEWLIDKSDALLVIYDEEKQGTPQYLLNVARRAQEHEQYEIIMITPFDIQMIAEDEQMSNPDYWTQ, via the coding sequence GTGAAGGTTGTAACAGTTACAGGATATAAACCATATGAGTTAGGTATTTTTCAGGACAGTCATCCAGCAGTTCATTTTATTAAGAAAGCATTGAAGAAGCAAATTGTTCAATTGGTAGAGGGTGGATTAGAATGGATTTTAATAAGTGGCCAACCGGGTGTTGAATTATGGTGTGCCGAGGTTGTATTTGAATTACAGGAGCAGTATCCTGTATTACAACTAGGTGTCATTACTGCTATTTTAAACCATCATGAGCGATGGAAGGACGAGCAGAAAGAATCGTATGAAATGATTTTAGCTCAAGCTGATTATGTAGATACATTATCAAAGCGTCCTTATGAAGGACCATGGCAATTTCGAAACTTAAATGAGTGGCTTATTGATAAAAGTGATGCACTTCTCGTTATATATGATGAAGAGAAGCAAGGAACACCTCAGTATCTACTTAATGTTGCAAGAAGAGCGCAAGAGCATGAACAGTATGAAATTATTATGATTACACCATTTGACATTCAAATGATTGCTGAAGATGAACAAATGTCTAATCCTGATTATTGGACACAATAG
- a CDS encoding YkyA family protein, whose amino-acid sequence MFRFKKWVAPLALSLIISGCSLGGSPEEKMYEHMEKSVTLEEVFQQQQEPLVKLEEQEQKLYEQIKGLSMTEFSQIQKLSDQAIEIVEQRKEHLLKEKESIEASKEEFAKVQPFIEKIEDDVVKGKANELYNVMEQRYVAYQTLFDQYEKALTLDKELYEMFKQEDLTLEATQQHVEKINENYKSVIEANENFNKQTEQYNLLKQEFYKSTDLNIVFDEN is encoded by the coding sequence ATGTTTCGTTTTAAAAAATGGGTTGCTCCACTTGCATTATCACTTATTATTAGTGGTTGTAGCTTAGGTGGAAGTCCAGAAGAGAAAATGTATGAACATATGGAGAAATCAGTTACTCTTGAAGAAGTATTTCAACAACAGCAGGAGCCACTTGTTAAATTAGAAGAACAAGAGCAGAAATTATATGAACAGATTAAAGGTTTAAGCATGACTGAATTCAGTCAGATTCAAAAACTTTCTGATCAGGCAATTGAAATTGTAGAACAGCGTAAAGAGCACCTTCTAAAAGAAAAGGAAAGTATTGAGGCCTCTAAAGAAGAATTTGCAAAGGTACAACCATTTATTGAGAAGATTGAAGATGATGTAGTAAAAGGCAAAGCTAACGAACTGTATAATGTGATGGAACAACGTTATGTAGCATATCAAACGCTATTCGATCAATATGAAAAGGCATTAACGCTCGATAAAGAGTTATATGAAATGTTCAAACAAGAAGACTTAACATTAGAAGCTACTCAACAACATGTTGAGAAAATTAATGAAAATTACAAATCTGTAATTGAAGCAAATGAGAATTTTAACAAGCAAACAGAGCAGTATAATTTATTAAAGCAAGAATTTTACAAGAGTACTGATTTAAATATAGTGTTTGATGAGAATTAA
- a CDS encoding DUF1798 family protein translates to MSELLECSTRLIERVEQMKQLFPQYIDKEPDFYHDVKPFVDTLRVDADKWRDLALDWVKHERPLYIHSINIEDTHENLIHTSLQTFYHDVKEKRYKEMTESIMYTIGMVTSQLSS, encoded by the coding sequence ATGAGTGAGTTATTAGAATGTTCGACTCGTTTAATCGAGCGTGTCGAGCAAATGAAGCAACTTTTTCCACAGTATATAGACAAGGAGCCAGATTTTTACCATGATGTTAAACCGTTTGTAGACACGCTTAGAGTAGATGCTGATAAATGGCGAGACCTTGCTTTAGATTGGGTGAAACACGAACGTCCATTGTATATCCACTCGATCAATATAGAAGATACCCATGAGAATTTGATTCATACGTCCTTGCAAACCTTTTATCATGATGTAAAGGAAAAGCGTTATAAAGAAATGACAGAATCAATTATGTACACGATCGGAATGGTTACTTCACAATTATCATCATAA
- a CDS encoding ribonuclease H-like domain-containing protein: protein MSLKSKLKRLKSHMSHVKEIEDNDQIQPIEHIPHLEEWKDFGAKPVYYEGQYIFVRKRNYSITSKHGHHQFSEIFDVFDKWKQTDYDHPLHPQKSSPEELLFFDTETTGLAGTGTTIFLLGCASVTKHEVIVTQYFLPSPSAEVAFYSHFLSDVQDLQHLVTFNGKSFDWPQVKTRHTLLRDLVPHLPPFGHYDLLHASRRLWKGELDNVRLATVEINKLSVTREKDVPGFLAPMIYFDFLKEPNPIGIKGVISHNELDVLSLITLYIEISQKILHLRDVTVHERYEIAKWMESLGAREGAMNSYDKLKGSTYERKATFQQAMLLKKNKEYEKACQAWESIVQQGAFVDETVAIELAKAYEHKFRNYSKAHYYAELAYNNWLKKRRILSTKTTKEQADYMKRLQRLKKKINES from the coding sequence GTGTCTCTTAAATCAAAATTAAAAAGATTAAAAAGTCATATGAGTCATGTGAAAGAAATCGAAGACAATGATCAGATTCAACCTATTGAACATATTCCTCATTTGGAAGAGTGGAAAGATTTCGGAGCGAAACCTGTATATTATGAAGGACAATATATATTTGTTCGTAAGCGTAATTATTCAATTACATCAAAACACGGTCATCATCAATTTAGTGAAATATTTGATGTTTTTGATAAATGGAAGCAGACTGATTATGACCATCCACTTCATCCGCAAAAGTCAAGTCCTGAGGAGTTATTGTTCTTTGATACAGAAACAACTGGTCTAGCAGGAACAGGCACTACTATCTTCTTGTTAGGATGTGCATCAGTTACAAAACATGAAGTCATTGTGACCCAGTATTTTTTACCTTCTCCTAGTGCCGAAGTAGCATTTTACTCACACTTTTTATCAGATGTGCAAGATTTACAACATCTTGTTACGTTTAATGGAAAGTCTTTCGATTGGCCTCAAGTAAAAACGAGACATACTTTACTTAGGGACTTAGTCCCGCATTTACCACCTTTCGGTCATTACGATTTATTACATGCATCAAGGCGTCTATGGAAAGGTGAACTTGACAATGTGAGGCTTGCTACAGTAGAAATAAACAAGTTGAGCGTGACTAGAGAAAAAGATGTTCCTGGATTTTTAGCACCGATGATATATTTTGATTTCCTTAAGGAGCCTAATCCGATAGGCATTAAAGGGGTTATTTCCCATAATGAGCTAGATGTCTTATCATTGATCACCTTATACATTGAAATATCTCAAAAGATTCTTCACTTGAGAGATGTAACTGTTCATGAAAGATATGAAATTGCTAAATGGATGGAATCATTAGGAGCACGAGAGGGTGCGATGAATAGTTATGATAAATTAAAGGGTTCAACATATGAACGAAAAGCAACTTTCCAGCAAGCGATGTTATTAAAAAAGAATAAAGAGTATGAAAAAGCGTGTCAGGCTTGGGAATCAATCGTTCAGCAAGGTGCATTTGTAGATGAAACGGTTGCGATAGAATTAGCGAAAGCATATGAACATAAGTTTCGTAACTATTCAAAAGCGCACTATTATGCTGAGCTGGCTTATAACAATTGGTTGAAGAAGAGACGCATATTGTCGACAAAAACTACTAAAGAACAGGCCGATTATATGAAACGGTTACAGCGATTGAAGAAAAAAATCAATGAATCTTGA